CTCAGAAAGTGAATGACATGTTTCTTTAGACCGACCTTCTTGCCATTTTGACATCTTCATTTCCAtctaaaaaaagaacaaaaaatccAATCCCAAAGCCATTAGTTAAAGATGAGGGGAAGATCTTCACCAAAGAAAGGAAACTCGGCAGGAATAATGGAAGTAGAAAAGGTTGACAAACTAAGACAAGAGCCTCATCTCTCCGGTGCCTATATTAGAAACCTAGTCAAACAGTTAACTTCTTCACGTACCAAAGATCCCTTAAATCCTAAAGACAATGATGAGAATTCAACAAAAAATGATGATAGTTTGTGTAGTGATACACAACAATTATCACAGCCAACACCACCACCACAACCACCACAGCTTAAAAAGAAACAAGTGAGGAGGAGACTCCACACTAGTAGGCCTTATCAAGAAAGGCTTCTAAATATGGCCGAGGCTCGGCGAGAGATTGTCACTGCCCTTAAGTTTCATAGAGCCGCTATgaaacaacagcaacaacaacaacaatctcaGACAGGGCCACAGTCGTTAGTGACTTGGCCTCAAGAATCTTCAGGAGAAGAACAAGGGAAGCTAAAATCCCGTAGAAATCCGAGGATTTATGCTTCCAACACTATAAACAATAACATACCAAGTTACAACAATATGGAGAATTTCTCCAATTCAACCTTCCCTAATTGCCTTCCACAATATCCTTATTCCTGCCATGTTTCATCCTTTGGTTCCCAATTACCTTTACAAGACCACCTCAATTTTCCACTTCCCAACCaaacattaggcttgaatctcaATTTCCATGATTTCAACAATTTAGATGCAACCCCTTATTGTAGTAGCAATAACAACACCTCAGTCTACTCATCAGCATCCCCTTCATCTTCTTCAGATGAATTTCATTATGTGGGATTATCACAAGAAGGAGCTCCAATTCAGATGGTGAATTCTATCAATTGTGAAGATTCAGGGTTGCATCCATCAATGGATGACCAAGAAATGGCAGAGATCAGATCAATAGGAGAGCAACATGAGATGGAGTGGAATGATACCCTCAATTTGGCAACTTCAGCTTGGTGGTACAAGTTCTTGAAAACCATGGAAATTGACCCTGATGATGAGAGTAATGTTGCTGAGGATTATGGGTGTTATCCATTTGATGAAGTTATGGAATTCCCAGCCTGGTTGAATCCAAATGAAAGCTGCTTGCAACAACAGGTCGATGAAACCTATTCTGATCCTACCTTACCATGGTAACAATTCCTTACTCTTCTCATTCAtctttttgttttaatatttttatctcttTTTACCGAGTAAAATTAAAACATAGGAAATGTTTTTTGTTCCTAGGTCATGTTACTGTACAACCTCGGAATGCTCTTTGCTTATTTTTTATTCATCTTTTTACTACCTTTTGCGTGGAAACAACCTTCCGCcgaaatacaaaataatattgaGTAAAACAAAATTATTTGTATTAGGTGCTTACATCACCCTGTATAATTTGACCCTgtatttcttaaatatttttaattataaagtattataacttataatatttttttttatgtagttttgctaaattgtaaattttattttaaaaaacatGAAGAATCTATATTCTAATTCACCGTCAAAGTTTAGTACTTTGACAATTCGTATTGTGAACTGTGCCAATTTTTTGAAACGGAGTGAGTAATTATTGTTATAACTTATAGGTTATTGATTCGAGCATTGAACTATGTTTGTATCAGGGTAAACTTTTAGAGTGCGGTCTACATAATATAAGGGCGAACCTGCATGAATTCAGCCCTTTAATTACTGTGGTACAGGCGTATAGCTAATGTTCTGCACATAGCAGAAGCGTACAAGTATATTGAGTTGCCCAATCATCTTTTTACATCAGATTTTGGTAAATCTTAACCCAACGCCTTCAGATTTATCCCGTAATACTTAAATCTTTTTGCTCAGAACAATTATCAGTAGATTTTAAACAAGTTTGTTCTAATTGGCTAAGCTTTTAAATTTCCTGAGCCAAAACAGATGCATGGTTAAGCAACACCCACTAACATCATGTTTTGTTAGTATTAGTACACAGAAGCATGGGTCTTTGCTAGGATTGACACGTCAAGCGGTGGAAGAAATGAAAGTGACAACCCATTGGTCCCACCTTTATTTTTggtttccttttcctttttccttttttggttattttttctTCGTTTGGGGGGTGTGGGTAGGGGGGTTGCACTTGGAAAATATTGATTTTGTAATTATCTCTTGTGAATTTTCGGGTAGTAATCACCAATAACATACTCAGTGTAATTTTACAAGTTGAGTCCGGAAAGAGTGAGGTATACGTCAAATCTTATTTCTATCTTATATAATTAAAAAGTTGTGTTTTCAAACATGTTTGAAAAAATTTTGGTTAGTAATCATGCAGCCAAATTGCATTTCtatatttcttcttttatttattttgtaactAAAAGAAGGAAGTTTGATCCGTctgtttttatttattgtttacttatatattatcatcatcatcatcaaatctttGACCTTTTTGTTAACTGTCTTTTTCAAGTATATTATTATAAATTATCCAGTGAATATTCGTTTTCATATGTCACTAAACTACTATcctctccatatatatatattcttattttAAATTATTGTGTTACAGTATGGACATTGAAGAAATTGAAGGAATGGATGCCGAGTGGTTAGCTTGAACGAAGAAGATTGATTGGTTTTTATCATAATCAAATCTTTGGCTTTTACATTGAAGCCCCCAATtgctgtttttttttcttttctctttttcgtTTGGGTAaggagaatttaatttttttcctttactttgttttttctttaaaattagtAATAAAGGCGTTTGCTACAATTCGCAGGCTCTAGAGAAAAATAATAGATGAGGGAGAAATTATTATACGTATGTCTCCCAGTTTTCCTTTTCCATCAATTATGAGAGATCTGATATTTAATGGTTCTCATCATTGTACTTTTTAATTATAGCTAGAAAATTTTGTGTCCCATTTGGTTGTGATATACTATCTTCACAAGAATATTTTAGAATTTCTGGGGCAAAATTATTGAACAGAAGCTTCCAAGTTTCATAAGAAAAGGGTCAATAACTTTTTTCTGAACTTGTTTTATCCTTGGATCACAAATAAATGTTTGTACATCAATTTAATTGGTTACTTAGGCTAGTCTAAGAAATATGCATTTTTCTGTTACTAATTCAAAACATTTGGAGATGGCAAGttgtttttaattattaatttattcAAGGAAAACGTCGTACCAAGAAGTtcgaaaagaattatattcaatcTCTTACGCTGTGCAATAGACCTCTTGTACAAAACCTGTTATACCCTAATTAAATTATCTTCAAGGGTGTTTGAATAAATTGCCTGTTctagtttttattttttcccaaatttttggTCATATTGGGGATTCGAGAAGGGAAAGGGGGAAAgttgataacaacaacaacaacaacccggtataattccactagtggggtctggaaagagtagtgtgtacgcagaccttacccctacctggggtagagaggttgtttccgatagaccctcgaaaACAGCCTCTTTATATTCCTCCaaaaactccccaccttactcttggggtgactcgaactctccccaccttgctcttggggtgactcgaactcacaacctcttggttggaagtggagggtgcttaccactagcaACGTCTGTTATATGCACATGAACCCACTGGTGACGCTAGCCACCGTGACTCAACGTAAAATGCATCTTTTTAGATGATTTTCGAAAGAAAAGCTTTAATATATAGTaactaacatatatatatatatatatatatatatatatatgactaaCAAAGTACTATATAAATGTTGGAAGGGGAATTAATGAATATTTAGCTTGAGGTTATTAATGCATTTTATAGGGCAATTCTTAAGCTTTCTTGCAGCTTCAATCTCAAAATTACGGTAAAAGAACAACA
The DNA window shown above is from Nicotiana tomentosiformis chromosome 8, ASM39032v3, whole genome shotgun sequence and carries:
- the LOC104103704 gene encoding uncharacterized protein, with amino-acid sequence MRGRSSPKKGNSAGIMEVEKVDKLRQEPHLSGAYIRNLVKQLTSSRTKDPLNPKDNDENSTKNDDSLCSDTQQLSQPTPPPQPPQLKKKQVRRRLHTSRPYQERLLNMAEARREIVTALKFHRAAMKQQQQQQQSQTGPQSLVTWPQESSGEEQGKLKSRRNPRIYASNTINNNIPSYNNMENFSNSTFPNCLPQYPYSCHVSSFGSQLPLQDHLNFPLPNQTLGLNLNFHDFNNLDATPYCSSNNNTSVYSSASPSSSSDEFHYVGLSQEGAPIQMVNSINCEDSGLHPSMDDQEMAEIRSIGEQHEMEWNDTLNLATSAWWYKFLKTMEIDPDDESNVAEDYGCYPFDEVMEFPAWLNPNESCLQQQVDETYSDPTLPCMDIEEIEGMDAEWLA